Proteins co-encoded in one Flavobacterium fluviale genomic window:
- a CDS encoding TonB-dependent siderophore receptor: MKYFNPKTSRFLLAISFVFSFFIMSAQQNGKVKGTITTSDGELGAGVNIILKNSKYWTVSDENGNFEFNRVKPGSYILQVSLTGYETSESEVVVSESETATVDLQLKVSNKELKEVVVNSKKSILSKKTDYVARMPLTNLENPQVYSVIQKELLMEQVAVDIKSAVQNSPGVVSISFPSGGVGVIFRGFSTGVNARNGMETVSGRSSVDLGNVERIEIMKGPSGTLFGSSVSSFGGVVNLVTKKPFETTAAEVSYTTGSFNLNRLTADVNTPLNDDKTVLFRINLAVNREKSFLDYGFNNTLLFAPTLTYKASDKLTFNFDAELYNVNNTRRTYNTYAATSGITNPNDLKIDYKKSMFHDDNDAKSTATKFFAQAEYEISENWKSTTVFSFVGEDVERSYQSYAVWSSPTQTARRVGLWGPIFNNYTNIQENINGKFSTGSIKHKFLTGVNYRLYSSNFSGGSTFTLDNIDVTAPFTPIRRKAVDAGLVLTTSPIADQKTFSVYASDVVNFTDKLSVMLSLRLDNFERAKVGTVEGYSQTALSPKLGLVYEVVKDQVSVFGNYMNGFQNMQPVTQPDATQLVLDPIYAVQYEGGIKADAFNKKLSGSVSYYNITIDNATRIDAAGFTLQDGKQVSKGVDFELMATPFNGLSIVSGYAYNDNRIVKASVAAIEGNKATSSPENVVNFWTTYTFQNKLKGLGIGAGANYVDKNYFTAENTFYIPSYTVYNATVYYEKPSWRVGLKFNNLTNEKYWDFWGSSQAPTSILANLTVKF, encoded by the coding sequence ATGAAATATTTTAATCCGAAAACGTCACGTTTTCTACTGGCAATTAGTTTTGTCTTTTCGTTCTTTATCATGTCTGCCCAGCAAAATGGAAAAGTTAAAGGAACCATCACCACTTCAGATGGCGAGCTGGGAGCGGGAGTCAATATCATCTTAAAAAACTCAAAATACTGGACCGTTTCAGATGAAAATGGAAACTTTGAATTCAACAGAGTAAAACCAGGCAGCTATATTTTACAAGTGTCCTTAACGGGATATGAAACTTCAGAAAGCGAAGTAGTTGTTTCAGAAAGCGAAACCGCAACTGTTGATTTACAGCTAAAAGTTTCAAACAAGGAACTTAAAGAAGTTGTTGTAAACAGTAAAAAAAGCATCTTATCTAAAAAAACAGATTATGTTGCCAGAATGCCATTGACGAATCTTGAAAATCCGCAGGTTTACAGTGTTATTCAGAAAGAACTTTTAATGGAACAAGTTGCTGTAGATATCAAAAGTGCTGTACAGAACTCTCCAGGTGTCGTTTCTATCAGCTTTCCTTCTGGTGGCGTTGGGGTAATTTTTAGAGGATTTTCTACAGGAGTTAATGCAAGAAACGGGATGGAAACAGTTTCTGGCCGTTCTTCTGTTGATTTGGGTAACGTAGAACGTATTGAAATCATGAAAGGGCCGTCTGGAACTTTATTTGGTTCATCTGTTTCTTCATTTGGAGGTGTTGTAAATCTGGTTACAAAAAAACCTTTTGAAACTACAGCTGCCGAAGTATCGTACACAACGGGTAGTTTCAACTTAAACCGACTTACCGCTGATGTTAATACACCGCTAAACGACGACAAAACGGTATTATTCAGAATTAATCTTGCCGTAAACAGAGAGAAGAGTTTTCTAGATTATGGCTTTAACAACACGCTTCTTTTTGCACCGACTCTTACTTATAAGGCTTCTGACAAATTGACTTTTAACTTTGATGCAGAACTTTATAACGTTAACAATACAAGACGCACTTACAATACTTATGCTGCAACATCTGGAATTACCAATCCGAATGATTTGAAAATCGATTACAAAAAATCAATGTTTCATGATGATAACGATGCGAAATCAACTGCAACAAAATTTTTCGCTCAGGCAGAATATGAAATATCAGAGAACTGGAAATCTACAACGGTTTTTTCATTTGTAGGAGAAGATGTAGAACGCAGTTATCAGAGTTATGCTGTTTGGAGTTCACCAACACAAACCGCGAGAAGAGTTGGTTTATGGGGACCAATTTTTAACAACTACACCAACATTCAGGAAAATATCAACGGAAAATTTTCTACAGGAAGTATCAAACATAAATTCCTAACAGGTGTAAACTACAGACTTTACAGTTCTAATTTTTCTGGAGGATCAACTTTTACGCTCGACAATATTGATGTAACGGCTCCTTTTACGCCAATTAGAAGAAAAGCAGTTGATGCAGGTCTTGTACTTACGACATCACCTATTGCAGATCAAAAAACTTTTAGTGTTTATGCCAGCGATGTAGTGAATTTTACAGACAAACTTTCTGTAATGCTGAGCTTACGTTTGGACAATTTTGAACGTGCAAAAGTAGGAACTGTAGAAGGTTACAGTCAGACAGCTCTTTCTCCAAAATTAGGATTAGTTTATGAAGTTGTAAAAGATCAGGTTTCTGTATTTGGAAATTACATGAACGGTTTCCAAAACATGCAGCCGGTTACGCAGCCAGATGCGACACAGTTAGTTCTAGACCCAATTTACGCGGTTCAGTATGAAGGAGGTATTAAAGCCGACGCTTTCAACAAAAAATTAAGCGGATCTGTAAGTTATTATAACATTACGATTGATAATGCTACAAGAATTGATGCTGCAGGTTTTACTTTACAAGATGGTAAACAAGTTAGTAAAGGTGTAGATTTTGAATTAATGGCTACTCCATTTAATGGCTTAAGTATAGTTTCGGGTTATGCTTATAATGATAACCGAATTGTAAAAGCTTCTGTTGCTGCAATTGAAGGAAACAAGGCGACTTCTTCTCCAGAAAATGTAGTTAACTTTTGGACAACTTATACTTTTCAAAACAAATTAAAAGGTTTAGGAATTGGAGCGGGCGCAAATTATGTTGACAAAAATTATTTTACGGCAGAAAACACGTTTTACATTCCATCGTATACAGTTTATAATGCGACAGTATACTACGAAAAACCATCTTGGAGAGTAGGTTTAAAATTTAATAATTTAACCAATGAAAAATACTGGGATTTCTGGGGTTCATCGCAGGCACCAACAAGTATATTGGCAAATTTAACAGTCAAATTTTAA
- a CDS encoding MFS transporter, whose protein sequence is MILSFFKKIQNTPRGYRIANTVFFFLSGFGYSSWVSRIPHIQAQLKLSEAEFGAVLFAFPIGLMLTMPFTGKLLNKYSSRYIMLLGAIMFNIVLSLPGLVAFVWQLVIVLLIFGASRNIFNLSINAQSLEVQKLYPKSIITRFHAVWSIAVFSGAGLGYVMVTQKIAPSHHLLGVSVFMLALTACFYPMSIHNEPVPVKKKFFSMPEKNLIKFALICFVSMACENTMYDWSGIYFENILKASPKMTSAAFVFFASAVTLGRLFGDYGVMKFGTKKILLYSGILITVGFGICFILPYAYPTIFGYVLIGFGVSCVVPLVFSIAGRSSKLSSGSALTSISTIGYLGFLLVPPMVGFISEYLSMKWAFLVMAILGILMIFMVNKIGENE, encoded by the coding sequence ATGATTTTATCTTTCTTCAAAAAAATTCAAAATACCCCAAGAGGATACCGTATAGCGAATACAGTGTTCTTTTTCCTTTCAGGATTTGGATATTCTTCCTGGGTATCGAGAATACCGCACATACAAGCACAATTAAAGTTATCTGAAGCTGAATTCGGAGCAGTTTTATTCGCCTTTCCGATTGGTTTAATGCTGACAATGCCTTTCACCGGAAAACTTTTAAATAAATACAGCAGCCGTTACATTATGCTTTTAGGAGCTATAATGTTCAATATTGTATTGTCTTTACCAGGTTTAGTTGCATTTGTATGGCAGCTGGTAATTGTACTTCTCATTTTTGGAGCTTCTCGTAATATTTTCAATTTATCGATAAATGCACAGTCACTCGAAGTACAGAAATTATACCCGAAATCTATTATAACGCGTTTTCATGCAGTTTGGAGTATTGCCGTTTTTTCTGGAGCTGGTTTAGGCTATGTAATGGTGACACAGAAAATTGCGCCATCGCATCATTTACTGGGAGTAAGTGTTTTCATGCTGGCGCTGACCGCTTGTTTTTATCCAATGAGTATTCATAATGAGCCTGTTCCCGTTAAAAAGAAGTTCTTCTCGATGCCTGAAAAAAACTTAATTAAGTTCGCCTTAATTTGTTTTGTTTCAATGGCATGCGAAAATACAATGTACGATTGGAGCGGAATTTATTTCGAAAATATCTTAAAGGCTTCACCAAAAATGACGAGCGCTGCGTTTGTATTTTTTGCATCGGCAGTAACTTTAGGACGTCTGTTTGGAGATTATGGCGTAATGAAATTTGGTACAAAGAAAATCCTGCTTTACAGTGGCATCTTAATCACAGTTGGTTTCGGGATCTGTTTTATACTTCCGTATGCATATCCAACTATTTTCGGGTATGTCTTAATTGGATTTGGGGTTTCCTGCGTGGTTCCGTTGGTGTTTAGTATTGCCGGAAGATCATCTAAACTCAGCAGTGGTTCTGCCTTAACATCGATATCAACTATTGGTTATCTTGGCTTTTTATTGGTGCCGCCAATGGTTGGTTTTATCTCTGAATATTTAAGTATGAAGTGGGCGTTTTTGGTTATGGCAATTTTAGGAATTCTGATGATTTTTATGGTGAATAAAATAGGGGAGAATGAGTAG
- a CDS encoding DUF6265 family protein: MFQKITLITLIIAFVSCQKKETIEKHKIKTADWLIGNWENTSPDGVLTENWQKLNDSTFSASSYFIKGKDTLHFETIVLAQLGENLTYKATVKGQNEDKPVFFPSTAESDKQLVFENPKHDYPQKITYTKGANNTLTAEISGKLNGKPSSEKFVLTKK; the protein is encoded by the coding sequence ATGTTTCAGAAAATTACTCTTATTACACTTATAATAGCATTTGTTTCCTGCCAGAAAAAAGAAACTATTGAAAAACACAAAATCAAAACAGCCGATTGGTTAATTGGAAATTGGGAAAATACTTCACCAGATGGCGTTTTAACTGAAAACTGGCAAAAATTGAACGATAGTACTTTCAGTGCTTCTTCTTATTTTATAAAAGGAAAAGATACTCTACACTTTGAAACTATTGTTTTGGCTCAATTGGGCGAAAATCTAACTTATAAGGCAACCGTAAAAGGTCAGAATGAAGACAAACCTGTTTTCTTTCCATCAACCGCAGAATCAGATAAACAATTGGTTTTCGAAAATCCTAAACACGATTATCCTCAAAAAATCACGTATACAAAAGGTGCCAATAATACCTTAACCGCTGAGATTTCTGGAAAATTGAATGGGAAGCCTAGTTCGGAGAAGTTTGTTTTGACGAAGAAATAA
- a CDS encoding type IA DNA topoisomerase, with product MKVCIAEKPSVAREIASVLGANTKHDGYYEGNGYAVTYTFGHLCTLKEPNDYKPHWKSWDLNNLPMLPEKFETKVVQNSGIQKQFKIIKSLFDKAELVINCGDAGQEGELIQRWVMNEAHYKGEIKRLWISSLTTEAIKEGFDNLKPSENYDNLFYAGFSRAIGDWLLGMNATRLYTVKHGGYKQVLSIGRVQTPTLAMVVERFKEIENFNPQPYWELQTLYRETLFSYEEGRFLNKEDGEVLAEKVKESDFEIVSVDKKNGNEYAPKLFDLTGLQVYCNQKFGFSAEETLKIAQTLYEQKAITYPRVDTTFLPGDIYPKVPGILQKLTHYAPLTEPLLGKKIKKSPKVFNDKKVTDHHAIIPTGIEINLPYNQQQVYDIITKRFIAVFYDDCLVANTTVIGKAADVTFKATGKEILKKGFRVVFEDPNAKEKEPDLLPSFVVGEKGPHEPSFLQKETKPPNHFTEATLLRAMETAGKQVDDEDLRELMKENGIGRPSTRANIIETLFKRQYIVRNKKQVLPTITGIQLIDTIQNELIKSAELTGSWEKQLKDIEKGTFTAAAFIKNMKRMVEALVYEVRSETKHANISHAATVQKPAAKTEKKKAAGILAETCPKCQKGNFIKGKSAFGCSEYKSGCDFVLPYVFSDKKITESQYLRLIQKGSTVNIKGFKTEAGTVEGLIRFEENYKLKLEPKKTAPKAASTPTSDSLTCPKCKKGTILKGKTAYGCAAYKSGCDFKVTFDEVRAKLKDQKPTKELVYSILQESV from the coding sequence ATGAAGGTCTGTATTGCTGAGAAACCAAGTGTAGCACGTGAAATCGCATCCGTTTTGGGAGCCAATACCAAACACGACGGCTATTATGAAGGAAACGGTTATGCCGTAACCTACACTTTTGGTCATTTATGCACCTTAAAAGAACCCAACGATTACAAACCACACTGGAAAAGCTGGGATTTGAACAATCTTCCAATGCTTCCTGAAAAATTTGAAACCAAAGTGGTTCAGAATTCGGGAATCCAAAAACAGTTTAAAATCATTAAAAGTCTTTTCGACAAAGCCGAATTGGTTATCAACTGCGGGGATGCCGGGCAGGAAGGAGAATTGATTCAGCGCTGGGTAATGAACGAAGCACATTATAAAGGCGAGATAAAACGCTTGTGGATTTCGTCACTTACAACCGAAGCTATAAAAGAAGGTTTCGACAACTTAAAACCTTCTGAAAACTATGATAATTTATTCTATGCCGGGTTTTCCAGAGCAATTGGCGACTGGCTTCTCGGAATGAACGCAACGCGTTTGTATACCGTAAAACACGGCGGTTACAAACAAGTTTTATCAATTGGGCGCGTGCAGACGCCGACATTGGCAATGGTTGTGGAAAGATTTAAAGAAATCGAAAACTTCAACCCGCAGCCGTATTGGGAATTACAGACTTTATACAGAGAAACACTTTTCAGCTACGAAGAAGGTCGCTTTCTAAACAAAGAAGACGGAGAAGTTCTGGCTGAAAAAGTCAAAGAAAGTGATTTCGAAATTGTTTCTGTTGACAAAAAAAACGGAAATGAATACGCACCAAAGTTATTTGACTTGACAGGTTTACAAGTTTACTGCAATCAGAAATTCGGATTTTCGGCAGAGGAAACGCTGAAAATTGCGCAGACTTTGTATGAGCAGAAAGCGATAACATATCCGAGGGTTGATACGACTTTTCTTCCGGGCGATATTTACCCAAAAGTGCCTGGTATTCTGCAAAAACTGACGCATTACGCTCCTTTAACAGAACCGCTTTTAGGAAAGAAAATTAAAAAATCGCCAAAGGTTTTTAATGATAAAAAAGTAACCGATCACCACGCGATTATTCCGACTGGAATTGAAATTAATCTGCCGTACAATCAGCAGCAGGTTTATGATATTATTACCAAACGTTTTATTGCTGTTTTTTACGATGATTGTTTAGTCGCAAATACCACAGTTATTGGAAAAGCTGCCGATGTGACTTTTAAAGCCACTGGAAAAGAAATCTTGAAAAAAGGTTTCCGTGTGGTTTTTGAAGATCCGAATGCGAAAGAAAAAGAACCCGATTTACTGCCGAGTTTTGTTGTGGGCGAAAAAGGCCCGCATGAACCTTCTTTCCTTCAAAAAGAAACCAAACCGCCCAATCATTTTACCGAGGCAACTTTACTGCGTGCCATGGAAACAGCAGGAAAACAAGTCGATGATGAAGATTTGCGCGAATTGATGAAAGAGAACGGAATCGGTCGCCCGTCAACGCGTGCGAATATTATCGAAACGCTTTTTAAGCGGCAATACATTGTCAGAAATAAAAAACAGGTCTTACCAACTATAACTGGAATTCAGTTGATTGATACGATTCAGAATGAATTGATCAAATCGGCTGAACTTACAGGTTCTTGGGAAAAACAGTTGAAAGATATTGAAAAAGGAACTTTTACAGCCGCTGCCTTTATAAAAAACATGAAGCGTATGGTTGAAGCTTTGGTTTATGAAGTTCGAAGCGAAACAAAACACGCCAATATTTCGCATGCTGCAACCGTCCAAAAACCAGCTGCAAAAACAGAAAAAAAGAAAGCCGCAGGGATTTTAGCAGAAACCTGTCCGAAATGCCAAAAAGGAAATTTTATAAAAGGGAAATCGGCTTTTGGATGCAGCGAATATAAATCGGGTTGTGATTTTGTATTGCCTTATGTTTTTTCAGATAAAAAAATTACCGAAAGTCAGTATTTACGATTAATTCAAAAAGGTTCAACTGTAAATATAAAAGGCTTTAAAACCGAGGCTGGAACGGTTGAAGGTTTAATTCGTTTTGAAGAAAATTACAAACTGAAATTAGAACCTAAAAAAACAGCTCCAAAGGCTGCATCTACTCCAACATCTGATTCTCTAACTTGTCCGAAATGTAAAAAAGGAACAATTCTAAAAGGAAAAACTGCTTACGGATGCGCAGCATACAAATCTGGCTGTGATTTTAAAGTAACTTTTGACGAAGTTCGTGCTAAATTGAAAGATCAAAAACCTACAAAGGAATTGGTTTATTCGATTTTACAGGAAAGTGTTTAA
- a CDS encoding DUF3997 domain-containing protein codes for MKKFIYSILASILLSSCFSLYDNGSDTIVDGYEVIWVDLQQSRSLKKGDILIPAYIAAVGYNSKYIYSKQHPLLENSKEKINLSVTNYYIIERTLSFLQDKPVFGPFNKADFEKKCEQLAIDEPEFELTFPN; via the coding sequence ATGAAAAAATTCATTTACAGCATTTTAGCATCAATTTTACTTTCCTCCTGCTTTAGTTTGTACGACAACGGAAGTGATACTATTGTCGATGGTTATGAAGTTATCTGGGTTGATTTACAGCAATCTAGATCTTTAAAAAAAGGCGACATCTTAATCCCTGCGTATATTGCTGCTGTAGGATATAATTCAAAATATATTTATTCGAAACAGCATCCTCTTTTAGAAAACTCTAAAGAAAAAATAAATCTCTCCGTAACAAATTATTATATCATCGAAAGAACGTTAAGCTTTCTTCAGGACAAACCTGTTTTTGGTCCCTTTAATAAAGCTGATTTTGAAAAAAAATGCGAGCAGCTTGCCATTGATGAGCCCGAATTTGAATTAACTTTTCCCAATTAA
- a CDS encoding SRPBCC family protein: MQNFDWTSFTKKIAVKAKISDIYNAWTKAEELEKWFLEKVSFFDSNQELVSKDQNVSEGNTYEWLWYLYDDAMKGKITAANGKDQLQFTFEGDCLVDIKLSESNGYTIVELRHHNIPTDDHSKQYIRLGCSNGWHFYLTNLKSVYEGGLDLRNKDKNLNPMINN; the protein is encoded by the coding sequence ATGCAAAACTTCGATTGGACATCTTTCACCAAAAAAATAGCCGTTAAAGCTAAAATCAGCGATATTTATAACGCCTGGACAAAGGCTGAGGAACTTGAAAAATGGTTTCTCGAAAAAGTATCTTTTTTTGATAGTAATCAAGAGCTGGTAAGTAAAGACCAAAATGTTTCTGAAGGCAATACATATGAATGGCTTTGGTATTTGTATGATGACGCAATGAAAGGAAAAATAACTGCTGCCAACGGAAAAGATCAATTGCAGTTTACATTTGAAGGAGATTGTCTTGTAGATATCAAATTGAGCGAAAGCAATGGTTACACGATTGTCGAACTTCGCCATCATAATATTCCAACAGATGATCATTCGAAACAATATATCAGACTGGGCTGTTCGAACGGCTGGCATTTTTATCTTACCAATCTTAAATCGGTTTACGAAGGTGGTTTGGATTTACGCAATAAGGATAAGAATTTGAATCCTATGATTAATAATTAA
- a CDS encoding IS3 family transposase, whose translation MNENIRHYNPIFKENAVLLSYVRNTIRETAEELDIDPKQLSKWRKIYEKFGKGSFPGEGRKRVYFENTEIYELEKKLSESQLRLEILEEGLKYMHQGKHVLCNFIHNNRDKYPLYKMFEVLGASHSTYDLWTKQPFSKTETRVYLLKKEIKSIFFEFKQYKGCLLITRELHNRGFQISDTQVSFYMKQLGLRSKVKKKFIATTDSKHNLCIAPNLLNRKFKIDQPCRVWVSDITYIRTDKRFSYLTVVMDLYDRKIIGWHLSSALSTKVTTLPAFEKAIINRPVTEGLIFHSDKGIQYANKLFTNKLVEHNCKPSMSRTGDSYDNAVVESFFNTLKREAIYKQTKLLTTRESKRVIFDYIENWYNKKRIHSSLNYKTIDEFNNYL comes from the coding sequence ATGAATGAAAATATCAGACATTACAATCCAATTTTTAAAGAAAATGCAGTTTTACTAAGTTATGTAAGAAATACGATTAGAGAAACTGCAGAAGAACTTGATATTGATCCAAAACAACTTTCCAAATGGCGTAAGATTTATGAGAAATTTGGAAAAGGAAGTTTTCCTGGTGAAGGTCGTAAAAGAGTTTATTTTGAAAATACGGAAATCTACGAATTAGAAAAGAAGCTTTCAGAATCCCAACTTCGGTTAGAAATACTGGAAGAAGGATTGAAATATATGCATCAAGGAAAGCATGTGCTTTGTAATTTCATACATAATAACAGAGATAAATATCCTTTGTATAAAATGTTCGAAGTCTTAGGAGCTTCGCATTCCACTTACGATTTATGGACAAAACAGCCTTTTTCTAAAACGGAAACGCGTGTCTATTTACTTAAAAAAGAAATAAAGTCTATATTTTTTGAATTCAAACAGTACAAAGGATGCTTATTAATTACTAGAGAACTCCATAACCGTGGATTCCAAATTTCTGATACTCAAGTATCATTTTATATGAAGCAACTTGGTTTACGTAGTAAAGTCAAAAAGAAATTTATAGCCACAACAGATTCTAAGCATAACTTATGTATCGCTCCAAATTTATTGAACAGAAAATTTAAAATAGATCAACCTTGTAGAGTGTGGGTTTCAGACATTACTTATATCCGCACAGATAAAAGGTTTTCATATTTAACTGTTGTCATGGACTTGTATGATAGAAAAATAATAGGATGGCATTTGAGTTCTGCACTTTCTACTAAGGTTACAACTTTGCCTGCTTTTGAAAAAGCAATTATTAATCGTCCCGTTACCGAAGGATTAATATTTCATTCTGATAAAGGAATTCAATATGCAAATAAATTGTTTACTAATAAATTGGTTGAACATAATTGCAAACCCAGTATGAGTCGAACGGGAGACAGTTATGATAATGCTGTTGTAGAAAGTTTTTTTAATACGTTAAAGAGAGAAGCAATTTATAAACAGACAAAATTACTCACAACACGTGAAAGTAAAAGAGTAATATTCGATTATATAGAAAACTGGTACAATAAGAAAAGAATACATTCCAGTCTTAATTACAAAACAATTGATGAATTTAATAATTACCTATGA
- a CDS encoding IS3 family transposase has translation MKKCRVHYNRDFKLKAIQLSYENGNVTQTARDLQISLNSLSLWRNILKKDGNASFPGKGNPVLSCEEKKIKILKKKIKNINLKFEIIRDAKDFIVLGKPFIFQFIAENEMKYSKELMCKTLGTNTETYNSWKRGFLTEKQKSKINLKDKIYSIFVQSRETYGCCRIAVELEKCGYLVSSNTVLRCMRELGLYVSLKKK, from the coding sequence ATGAAAAAGTGCAGAGTACATTATAACCGGGATTTCAAATTAAAAGCTATTCAACTAAGCTATGAAAATGGCAATGTAACTCAAACGGCTAGAGATTTACAAATAAGTCTTAACTCTCTGTCTTTATGGCGAAATATTTTAAAAAAGGATGGAAATGCAAGCTTTCCTGGCAAGGGAAATCCAGTGTTAAGTTGTGAAGAGAAAAAAATTAAAATTCTTAAAAAAAAGATTAAAAATATAAATCTAAAGTTTGAAATTATTAGAGATGCTAAGGATTTTATTGTTTTGGGGAAACCTTTTATTTTTCAATTTATTGCAGAAAATGAAATGAAATATTCTAAAGAATTAATGTGTAAAACATTAGGCACAAACACAGAAACTTATAATTCATGGAAAAGAGGTTTTCTCACAGAAAAACAAAAAAGTAAAATTAATTTAAAAGACAAAATCTATTCTATATTTGTTCAATCAAGAGAAACTTATGGATGTTGTCGTATCGCAGTAGAACTTGAAAAATGTGGATATTTGGTATCTTCCAACACAGTACTTAGATGTATGAGAGAATTAGGATTATATGTTTCATTGAAAAAAAAATAA
- a CDS encoding helix-turn-helix domain-containing protein — MKRERKSEIPEVVKDLGIKIKDIIEEKKFKRREVAHDAEMDVESLRKYIRGSQEMKIGTLFKIAQALKIHPSELIKDL; from the coding sequence ATGAAAAGAGAAAGAAAAAGTGAAATTCCAGAAGTTGTAAAAGATCTAGGAATCAAGATTAAAGATATAATTGAAGAAAAGAAATTCAAGAGACGAGAGGTTGCTCATGATGCAGAAATGGACGTTGAAAGTCTAAGAAAATATATAAGAGGTTCGCAAGAAATGAAAATTGGAACTTTGTTTAAAATTGCACAAGCTTTAAAAATTCATCCAAGTGAGTTAATTAAGGATTTGTAA
- a CDS encoding TIR domain-containing protein, producing MENKIKIFLEDVFKTSGTPTYTFVKPVEYTKLLVSLRTKGRGLIIEGPSGIGKTTSINKAIEEMGINTQITSLSARKKEDIDLIQLLPEFSDFGIVIVDDFHVLPNETKKALSDYMKTLADEDSISSKLILIGINKAGDSLVSFSPDLNNRIDTIRFEANPSEKIEEMLSLGEKALNITINIKSEIVNESKGSFHIAQLLAKETCINCEIIDNHSHKLETDTSIETIKAKVNQELGRLFYPKARIFAIGSKLRKEGRAPYLHLLNWLSYSSDWSIQIDELLNQNPNMKLSINQVVEKGFLKKLIEDNPLLQDVIHFDDQSNVLTIEDPKFLFYIRNILWNKFAEQIGFVGIEFTKPYDFALSFAGENRTLAERINSKLLEREISVFYDENEQHRILASNIEDYLAPIYNSEANFVVVILSKDYPKKIWTKFESEQFKQRFGENTIIPIWFSDIDTNLFDESRKYGGLTFHIDKDFEKESERIVSILSKKLEDKRKERQ from the coding sequence GTGGAAAATAAAATTAAAATATTTTTAGAAGATGTTTTTAAAACATCAGGAACTCCTACTTATACATTCGTAAAGCCAGTAGAGTACACAAAACTTTTAGTTTCTTTAAGAACAAAGGGAAGAGGATTAATAATAGAGGGGCCTTCTGGAATTGGAAAAACTACAAGTATTAATAAGGCAATTGAAGAAATGGGTATTAATACACAAATAACCTCCCTTTCTGCAAGAAAAAAAGAAGATATTGACTTAATTCAATTATTACCTGAGTTTAGCGACTTTGGAATTGTGATTGTTGATGACTTTCATGTACTTCCTAATGAGACGAAAAAAGCCTTATCAGACTATATGAAAACTTTAGCGGATGAAGACTCTATATCTTCAAAGCTTATACTAATTGGAATTAATAAAGCTGGGGATTCTCTTGTGTCATTTTCACCAGACTTAAATAATCGAATTGATACAATACGATTTGAAGCAAATCCAAGTGAAAAAATCGAAGAAATGCTTTCTTTAGGTGAGAAAGCTCTTAATATTACAATAAATATTAAATCAGAGATTGTAAATGAATCCAAAGGAAGCTTTCATATTGCGCAATTACTTGCTAAAGAAACATGTATTAATTGTGAAATTATAGACAATCATTCACATAAATTAGAAACAGACACAAGTATAGAAACTATAAAAGCAAAAGTTAATCAGGAACTTGGACGTCTATTTTATCCTAAAGCTAGAATATTTGCAATTGGGTCTAAATTAAGAAAGGAAGGAAGAGCACCATACCTTCATTTACTTAATTGGCTATCATATAGTTCTGATTGGTCAATCCAAATAGATGAATTACTTAATCAAAATCCTAATATGAAACTTAGTATTAATCAGGTTGTCGAAAAAGGCTTTTTAAAAAAACTTATTGAAGACAACCCTTTATTACAAGATGTTATTCACTTTGACGACCAATCTAACGTTCTTACAATTGAAGATCCTAAATTTCTATTTTATATTAGAAATATTTTGTGGAATAAGTTTGCCGAACAAATTGGCTTTGTTGGCATTGAGTTTACCAAACCGTATGATTTTGCACTTTCTTTTGCGGGAGAAAATCGAACTCTGGCAGAAAGAATTAATTCAAAATTGTTAGAAAGAGAAATTTCTGTTTTTTATGACGAAAATGAGCAACATAGAATCTTAGCTTCTAATATTGAAGATTATCTTGCTCCTATTTACAATTCAGAAGCAAATTTTGTTGTTGTCATTCTTAGTAAAGATTATCCAAAAAAAATATGGACGAAATTTGAATCTGAACAATTTAAGCAAAGATTTGGAGAGAATACAATAATTCCAATTTGGTTTTCAGATATAGATACAAATTTATTTGATGAATCTAGAAAATATGGAGGCTTGACTTTTCATATAGACAAAGATTTTGAAAAAGAAAGTGAAAGAATTGTTTCTATACTATCAAAAAAGCTAGAAGATAAAAGAAAAGAAAGACAATGA